The Ciconia boyciana chromosome 2, ASM3463844v1, whole genome shotgun sequence genome has a segment encoding these proteins:
- the LOC140648578 gene encoding uncharacterized protein, which produces MEQPAMTLELLEVENFLSHTQEKSYTCMICGDSSKHKGILVAHQKSHKEEIEADGCKKEGSADQAGELHDQEAIRAGGEANGEGHSKHSTQSVPERREKPHACTKCGKSFRMKVDLTKHLRTHTGERPFPCTDCGKRFTTKSQLKEHQRIHTGERPYKCLDCGKNFTQKSQLIVHRRIHTGEKPYQCSSCQKSFVDKSQLVAHHRIHTGDRPFKCGVCSRCFHQKITLIKHQRVHSAKGAQQDTTRAIMAGSTLAGEKIFCCSTCGKEFKKKSLLVTHQRIHTGEEPYPCPACGRCFRQKIHLARHQQTHERPDAHVCGACGDHFGSKREMLQHHQGRHPQQAPHTCTTCGKRFSQKVGLMAHRRVHAQKKETPSATGGGQPLTTLGGTHACGQCGKTFTKKGNLANHQRTHAEGRGHRCEACGKGFAKRGELTKHERTHTGEKPYGCGQCSKRFAQRTQLVTHQRVHTGERPYPCGDCGKRFGDKSRLTVHLRIHTGARPFPCPTCGKGFRQKIALVKHRRVHERGRDKGGSKDISANANADADTDANANANTNASVKTNANTNANANARVAVKDEESPAVHCQHLPIGERPFSCSECGKGFAQKAQLAVHHRIHTGERPFLCADCPKAFIDKSRLIVHRRTHTGERPFRCAACSRAFTQKVALTTHQRVHTREHQPPPAPVSLAPWGEEWPFTCAICGRGFCKEIALITHRRVHTKYEPNRCSKCGQVFPNRAQLRLHQPSHAEDRPFKCATCGKDFKRKEILITHQRVHTGEAPFQCSQCSKSFSQKANLMKHQLTHTRRGPFICSDCGQSYTTIGHFKRHQRNHLKKQSPPGEGEEPPEDLATGHVPPEPVGGHSSPIIVVKTEADSDDYEVLQVP; this is translated from the coding sequence ATGGAACAGCCAGCCATGACACTGGAGCTCTTGGAGGTAGAGAATTTTCTCAGCCACACTCAGGAGAAGTCGTACACTTGCATGATTTGTGGGGACAGTTCTAAGCACAAGGGCATCCTGGTGGCCCACCAGAAATCCCATAAGGAGGAGATAGAGGCTGATGGTTGTAAGAAGGAGGGCAGTGCTGAccaggctggagagctgcatgACCAAGAAGCCATCAGAGCTGGAGGGGAGGCCAATGGGGAAGGCCATAGCAAGCACAGCACACAGAGTGTTCCTGAGAGAAGGGAGAAGCCCCATGCCTGCACCAAGTGCGGGAAGAGCTTCAGGATGAAGGTGGACCTCACCAAGCACCTCCGGACTCACACGGGTGAGAGACCATTCCCCTGCACTGACTGCGGCAAGAGGTTCACCACCAAATCACAACTCAAGGAGCACCAGAGGATCCACACGGGCGAGCGGCCGTACAAGTGCCTGGACTGTGGAAAGAACTTCACCCAGAAGTCGCAGCTCATTGTGCACCGCCGGATCCACACAGGTGAGAAGCCCTACcagtgcagcagctgccagaagAGCTTCGTGGACAAGTCGCAGCTGGTGGCCCACCACCGGATCCACACAGGTGACCGTCCCTTCAAGTGTGGGGTGTGCAGCCGTTGCTTCCACCAGAAGATCACCCTCATCAAGCACCAGCGGGTCCACAGTGCCAAGGGGGCCCAGCAGGACACCACCAGGGCCATCATGGCTGGATCCACTCTGGCAGGGGAGAAGATCTTTTGCTGCAGCACCTGCGGGAAGGAGTTCAAGAAGAAGTCACTGTTGGTGACCCACCAGAGGATTCACACCGGGGAGGAGCCCTACCCCTGCCCTGCGTGCGGGCGGTGCTTCCGGCAGAAGATCCACCTCGCTCGGCATCAGCAGACCCATGAGCGGCCCGATGCCCATGTCTGTGGAGCCTGTGGGGACCACTTTGGCAGCAAGAGGGAGATGCTGCAGCACCACCAGGGCCGCCATCCCCAGCAGGCCCCCCACACCTGCACCACCTGTGGAAAACGCTTCAGCCAGAAGGTCGGCCTCATGGCCCACCGCCGTGTCCATGCACAGAAGAAGGAGACCCCCAGTGCCACAGGGGGTGGGCAGCCCCTCACCACCCTTGGTGGTACCCACGCCTGTGGGCAGTGTGGGAAGACGTTCACCAAGAAGGGCAACCTGGCCAACCACCAGCGGACTCATGCTGAGGGCCGGGGTCACCGCTGCGAGGCTTGCGGCAAGGGCTTTGCCAAGCGGGGGGAGCTAACCAAGCATGAGCGGACTCACACCGGGGAGAAGCCCTACGGGTGCGGGCAGTGCAGCAAGCGCTTTGCCCAGCGAACCCAGCTGGTCACCCACCAGCGCGTCCACACCGGCGAGCGGCCCTACCCCTGTGGTGACTGTGGCAAGCGCTTCGGTGACAAGTCACGCCTCACCGTCCACCTGCGCATCCACACCGGTGCCCggcccttcccctgccccacctgCGGCAAGGGCTTCCGCCAGAAGATCGCCTTGGTCAAGCACCGCCGTGTCCATGAGCGTGGCAGGGACAAGGGAGGCAGCAAAGACATCAGTGCCAACGCCAACGCCGATGCTGACACCGATGCCAATGCCAACGCCAACACCAATGCCAGTGTCAAGACCAACGCCAATACCAATGCCAATGCCAATGCCAGGGTGGCTGTCAAAGATGAGGAGAGCCCAGCTGTCCACTGTCAGCATCTCCCCATTGGCGAGCGGCCCTTCTCTTGCAGCGAGTGTGGGAAGGGCTTTGCCCAGAAGGCCCAGCTGGCAGTCCACCACCGCATCCACACCGGGGAGCGCCCCTTCCTCTGCGCCGACTGCCCCAAAGCCTTCATCGACAAGTCCCGCCTCATCGTCCACCGCCGAACCCACACTGGTGAGCGACCCTTCcgctgtgctgcctgcagccgaGCCTTCACCCAAAAGGTTGCCCTCACCACCCACCAGCGGGTCCACACACGGGAGCACcagccaccaccagccccagtTTCCCTTGCACCCTGGGGTGAGGAGTGGCCCTTCACCTGTGCCATCTGTGGGAGGGGTTTCTGCAAGGAGATTGCCCTCATCACCCACCGGCGGGTCCACACCAAGTATGAGCCCAACCGCTGCAGCAAGTGTGGGCAGGTCTTCCCCAACAGGGCCCAGCTCCGGCTCCACCAGCCCTCCCATGCCGAGGACCGGCCATTCAAGTGTGCCACGTGTGGGAAGGACTTCAAGAGGAAAGAGATCTTAATTACCCACCAGCGGGTCCACACGGGAGAGGCACCcttccagtgctcccagtgcagcaAAAGCTTCTCACAGAAGGCCAACCTCATGAAGCACCAGCTCACTCACACCCGCCGGGGCCCGTTTATCTGTTCCGACTGTGGGCAAAGCTACACCACCATTGGACATTTCAAGAGGCATCAGAGGAACCACCTCAAGAAGCAAAGCCCTCCTGGTGAGGGAGAGGAGCCCCCTGAGGACCTGGCGACCGGCCATGTGCCACCAGAGCCAGTGGGtggccacagcagccccatCATCGTGGTGAAGACAGAGGCTGATTCTGATGACTATGAGGTCCTACAGGTCCCATGA